A single genomic interval of Clostridium facile harbors:
- a CDS encoding baseplate J/gp47 family protein encodes MYESITYEDILERMLNRIPDTYDKREGSIIYNALAPAAVELQNMYIQLDVTLNEAFADTASREYLVKRAAERGLEPYPATYSIVQGEFTPSSVEIPIGARFSCSTLNYMVNEKINAGTYKLQCESTGEQGNIPFGDLIPINYIDGLETAKITEVLIPGEDEESVEDLRKRYFNSFDQQAFGGNIADYQQKTNALDGVGACKVYPVWNGGGTVKLIILDAEYNTPSSELVKTVQNAIDPSEQGTGLGLAPIGHIVTVEGATSEKINIQTVFTFNKGYQLESALPSLQAAIDQYLKELRETWQNENGLIVRISQIESRLLDCNEIVDIQDTKINGAAKNLTLSDTQVPVRGTINGK; translated from the coding sequence GTGTATGAATCTATAACTTATGAAGATATTTTGGAAAGGATGTTAAACCGTATTCCAGATACATACGACAAGCGGGAGGGCTCCATCATTTACAACGCCCTTGCCCCTGCTGCTGTAGAACTGCAAAATATGTATATCCAATTGGATGTTACTTTGAACGAAGCGTTTGCGGATACCGCTTCCCGTGAATACCTTGTAAAGCGGGCGGCAGAACGGGGACTCGAACCATATCCTGCTACCTATTCAATTGTGCAGGGAGAATTTACCCCAAGTTCTGTAGAGATTCCGATTGGAGCAAGGTTTAGCTGTTCTACTTTGAACTATATGGTTAATGAAAAAATCAATGCTGGGACTTACAAGCTACAATGTGAATCTACTGGGGAACAAGGGAATATACCCTTTGGCGATTTAATTCCCATCAACTATATTGATGGGTTAGAAACCGCTAAAATCACAGAAGTATTAATTCCTGGCGAAGATGAGGAATCTGTAGAAGATTTACGAAAGCGGTATTTTAATAGTTTTGACCAACAAGCATTTGGTGGAAACATTGCGGATTATCAGCAAAAAACCAATGCTTTAGACGGTGTAGGCGCTTGTAAGGTTTATCCTGTATGGAATGGCGGGGGAACTGTTAAGCTGATTATCCTAGATGCTGAATACAATACTCCATCCAGCGAATTGGTAAAGACGGTTCAAAATGCCATTGATCCATCAGAGCAAGGTACCGGTTTAGGGCTTGCCCCTATTGGGCACATTGTCACTGTAGAAGGTGCCACGAGTGAAAAAATCAACATTCAAACCGTCTTTACCTTTAATAAGGGATATCAATTGGAATCTGCCTTGCCATCTTTGCAGGCTGCAATTGACCAATATTTAAAGGAATTACGGGAAACGTGGCAGAATGAAAATGGATTAATTGTCCGAATTAGCCAAATAGAATCCAGATTATTGGATTGCAATGAAATTGTTGATATCCAGGATACCAAAATCAATGGTGCTGCAAAAAATTTAACTTTATCTGATACGCAGGTTCCGGTTAGGGGGACAATCAATGGAAAGTAA